The Pyrobaculum sp. 3827-6 genome has a segment encoding these proteins:
- a CDS encoding tRNA-ribosyltransferase, whose amino-acid sequence MRIVLGTPINAVPRPWLYFDVPALMINALEVRRDPRAVLGYEGELWVDSGGYQILRKGLSVDVDRIAEIYRRVDAQLYLSLDVPPSPSDPPDVAEKKFEKTYRNWVRLRRAVGDSVVPVLHVYRDEALFFRYLRLYLDAPALAIGAAVPYVLITRGAPPGSRMLALRLIARARREFRGPLHVLGMGSPSVTPILHAMGVDSTDSATWRLKAAYGKVILPGGGERHVTDRAVNFGRAKPRDGELEELYHFLRETGFPALDGFFERIKTSFEYRALVNAWVVTRSWAQPPRTPVFRRLYQAVATA is encoded by the coding sequence GTGAGAATAGTGCTGGGGACGCCTATAAACGCCGTGCCGAGGCCGTGGCTCTACTTCGACGTCCCGGCGCTGATGATCAACGCGCTCGAGGTTAGGAGGGACCCCCGTGCCGTGCTGGGCTACGAGGGGGAGCTTTGGGTAGACTCCGGAGGCTACCAGATACTGAGAAAAGGCCTCTCCGTAGACGTGGATAGGATAGCCGAGATATATAGGCGGGTTGACGCCCAGCTCTACCTCTCCCTAGACGTGCCCCCTTCTCCAAGCGATCCCCCCGACGTCGCCGAGAAGAAGTTTGAAAAAACATACCGGAACTGGGTGAGGCTGAGGCGGGCCGTGGGTGACAGCGTCGTCCCAGTCCTCCACGTGTATAGAGACGAGGCCCTCTTCTTCAGATACCTCCGCCTCTACCTGGACGCCCCCGCCCTCGCCATCGGCGCGGCGGTGCCCTACGTCTTGATCACCAGAGGCGCCCCGCCGGGGTCGCGGATGCTCGCCCTCCGCCTTATAGCCAGGGCGAGGCGGGAGTTCAGAGGGCCCCTCCACGTCCTGGGGATGGGTAGCCCCTCGGTTACGCCTATTCTCCACGCCATGGGTGTGGACAGCACGGACAGCGCCACCTGGCGCCTCAAAGCCGCCTACGGCAAAGTCATACTCCCAGGCGGCGGCGAGAGGCACGTCACGGACAGAGCAGTCAACTTCGGCAGGGCCAAGCCCCGCGACGGCGAGCTGGAGGAGCTCTACCACTTCCTAAGAGAGACCGGGTTCCCGGCGCTAGACGGCTTCTTCGAGAGGATAAAGACAAGCTTCGAATACAGGGCCCTGGTCAACGCCTGGGTAGTGACGAGGTCGTGGGCCCAGCCCCCGCGGACCCCCGTCTTTAGAAGACTGTACCAAGCCGTGGCCACGGCCTAG
- a CDS encoding winged helix-turn-helix domain-containing protein, with protein MSERVFEALSHPVRRKILQLLAERPRLYSELMEGVGVDSPTLAFHLKKLAGLVEKNEKGFYQLTEAGERAVKIIKEVEGVRPAEPAAPRAEDIFLHDRVLLKIDNALLELAKREGRRIRIQDVAIVEVEKDVDPKLFYEVVEEIRDVGVVKTPRELRPYVEVKVRDVALVTTGGVLTSALKLGLEALTYLSPLKAFRAVRGPLREVYRGEFKHNGALQLEVAGGRVKLSRGPNFVVARCRSEEDFEIAEGRIAVENCEVEAKAEGLETLVLEVAGGYVSVEADLKVLKAEVTGGAVEMDVAAAPGRIDVEAAGGAFGGRIRYQPFDGESIINVEAAGGVVELELGLPEEVGFNAVSNVAGGVARLPPPRAGKRGTVTLNAEVAGGVVEARLA; from the coding sequence ATGTCTGAACGCGTATTCGAGGCCTTGTCACACCCGGTCAGGCGGAAGATACTGCAGTTGCTGGCGGAGAGGCCGAGGCTCTACAGCGAGCTCATGGAGGGGGTCGGGGTGGACAGCCCAACCCTCGCCTTCCACTTGAAGAAGCTTGCGGGGCTTGTGGAGAAGAACGAGAAGGGCTTCTACCAGCTCACAGAGGCGGGCGAGAGGGCGGTGAAGATAATAAAAGAGGTGGAGGGGGTGCGGCCGGCCGAGCCGGCGGCCCCCAGGGCCGAGGACATCTTCCTCCACGACAGGGTCCTCCTCAAGATTGACAACGCGCTTCTGGAGTTGGCCAAGAGGGAGGGGCGGAGGATTAGGATCCAAGACGTGGCGATTGTCGAGGTTGAAAAAGACGTGGATCCAAAGCTCTTCTACGAGGTGGTGGAGGAGATTAGAGACGTGGGGGTTGTGAAGACGCCGAGGGAGCTGAGGCCGTACGTCGAGGTTAAGGTTAGGGACGTCGCCCTAGTCACCACTGGCGGCGTGCTGACGTCGGCGCTGAAGCTGGGGCTGGAGGCCCTCACCTACCTATCCCCGCTAAAGGCTTTCAGAGCCGTACGCGGCCCCCTCAGAGAGGTTTACCGGGGCGAGTTTAAACACAACGGCGCGCTCCAGCTGGAGGTAGCGGGGGGCCGTGTAAAGCTATCCAGAGGGCCTAACTTCGTTGTTGCCAGGTGCCGGTCTGAGGAAGACTTCGAGATTGCGGAGGGCCGCATAGCCGTTGAGAACTGCGAAGTGGAAGCGAAGGCCGAGGGGCTGGAGACTCTTGTCCTCGAGGTGGCCGGTGGGTACGTCTCCGTGGAGGCGGACCTCAAGGTGTTGAAGGCGGAGGTGACGGGCGGGGCGGTGGAGATGGACGTCGCCGCGGCGCCGGGGAGGATAGATGTGGAGGCCGCGGGGGGCGCCTTCGGCGGGAGGATACGCTACCAGCCCTTCGACGGCGAGTCCATAATCAACGTGGAGGCGGCTGGGGGGGTGGTTGAGCTTGAGCTGGGACTGCCCGAGGAGGTGGGCTTCAACGCTGTTTCCAACGTGGCGGGGGGCGTGGCGAGGTTGCCGCCGCCGAGGGCGGGGAAGCGGGGCACCGTGACTCTAAACGCGGAGGTGGCTGGGGGCGTCGTGGAGGCGCGTCTAGCGTAG
- a CDS encoding chlorohydrolase — MRYRARYVLAGGLEVVEDGVVEVDDAGRVVGVGRYTGGVAADLGAVVLMPMLTNAHVHVLDVVLMDRDDLYIDDLVGWPHGVKYHVVRQLVRRGRHISVLKRVAERMKMYGVGCAVVYAEYAARDVEEVFRQYGIEAVVFQEAHGDFPNYPNVQVASPLDHPPEYLRELRRRYRLLSTHVSETADCHEGGDLDLALRVMDADVLIHLVHLTPEEAAQIPPGKTVVVNPRANAYFVGRVAPVPHLLHLKPLLGTDNVFMNEPDPWAEMKFLHAYAAAAGWQLAERDILAMAALWPWEKLRCNPPIESGQPLRALAVAAPYAGDKIYKYLVKRVSHRDLIAVIKGDRVEAL; from the coding sequence GTGAGGTACAGGGCTAGGTATGTCTTGGCGGGCGGGCTGGAGGTCGTAGAGGACGGGGTGGTCGAGGTGGACGACGCGGGGAGGGTAGTGGGGGTGGGGCGCTACACCGGGGGCGTCGCCGCCGACCTTGGCGCCGTCGTCTTGATGCCGATGCTTACCAACGCCCACGTCCACGTCCTCGACGTGGTTTTGATGGACCGCGACGACCTCTACATAGACGACCTCGTGGGGTGGCCCCACGGCGTGAAGTACCACGTGGTGAGGCAGTTAGTTAGGCGGGGGCGTCACATCTCCGTGCTGAAGCGGGTTGCGGAGAGGATGAAGATGTACGGCGTCGGTTGCGCCGTCGTGTACGCGGAGTACGCCGCCCGCGACGTGGAGGAGGTTTTTAGGCAGTACGGGATAGAGGCGGTGGTTTTCCAAGAGGCGCACGGAGACTTCCCCAACTACCCCAACGTACAGGTGGCGTCTCCCCTGGACCACCCGCCGGAGTACCTCAGAGAGCTGAGGCGGAGGTACAGGCTTCTGTCGACCCACGTCTCGGAAACCGCCGACTGCCACGAAGGCGGCGACCTCGACCTCGCGCTGAGGGTCATGGACGCCGACGTGTTGATCCACCTCGTCCACCTAACGCCGGAGGAGGCCGCCCAGATCCCGCCCGGCAAAACCGTCGTGGTCAATCCAAGGGCCAACGCCTACTTCGTAGGCCGCGTCGCGCCCGTGCCCCACCTCCTCCACCTAAAGCCGCTATTGGGGACCGACAACGTCTTTATGAACGAGCCAGACCCGTGGGCCGAGATGAAGTTTCTCCACGCCTACGCCGCGGCGGCCGGCTGGCAACTCGCGGAACGCGACATACTGGCGATGGCGGCGCTGTGGCCGTGGGAAAAGCTGAGATGCAACCCCCCGATAGAGAGTGGACAGCCCCTGAGGGCCCTCGCCGTGGCCGCCCCATACGCCGGAGACAAGATCTACAAATACCTCGTGAAGAGGGTATCCCACCGCGACCTCATCGCGGTGATAAAGGGGGACAGAGTAGAAGCGCTTTAA
- a CDS encoding ABC transporter ATP-binding protein: MIACENLGRRYGEFWALRGVTFEVGRGVVLGVLGPNGAGKTTLVRILTTELMPSEGRASVAGFDVVREAEKVRRVVAAVPQESRPIDFLTPYEFVLSYLLLRGLSLREARRRAREALEEFGLWEVRSREVDTLSGGMKRRVLIAAVFAADADVVFLDEPTTGLDVYSRRLVWNSVAEMKKRGSTVVLTTHYVEEAAALSDVVLVPSGGRVVDMAPPERLVEKVPGRYVVEIYGADGGIGEAKSVVDIGGRRLYYVDSAPASAELTRLGTRVVVRQKSLEDYVLLTVGELGHEDN; encoded by the coding sequence GTGATTGCGTGTGAAAACCTCGGGAGGCGGTACGGCGAGTTCTGGGCTCTGAGGGGGGTCACCTTCGAGGTTGGGAGGGGGGTGGTGCTGGGGGTGCTGGGGCCAAACGGAGCTGGCAAGACGACGTTGGTGCGCATCCTAACTACGGAGCTCATGCCCTCCGAGGGCCGGGCCTCCGTGGCGGGCTTCGACGTGGTGAGGGAGGCGGAGAAGGTCAGGCGGGTGGTGGCCGCCGTGCCTCAGGAGAGCAGGCCAATCGACTTCTTGACGCCGTACGAGTTTGTGCTTAGTTACCTCCTGCTTAGGGGTCTCTCCCTTAGGGAGGCTAGGCGGAGGGCCCGGGAGGCGCTGGAGGAGTTCGGCCTCTGGGAAGTGAGGAGTCGAGAGGTGGATACCCTGTCGGGGGGTATGAAGAGGCGTGTCCTGATAGCCGCGGTCTTCGCGGCGGATGCAGACGTGGTGTTTCTCGACGAGCCCACCACGGGGCTTGACGTCTACTCCCGGAGGCTTGTGTGGAACTCCGTGGCGGAGATGAAGAAGAGGGGCTCCACGGTTGTGCTCACCACGCACTACGTGGAGGAGGCCGCCGCGCTGAGCGACGTTGTCCTCGTCCCGAGCGGGGGGCGCGTCGTGGATATGGCCCCTCCGGAGAGGCTGGTGGAGAAGGTTCCTGGGAGGTACGTGGTGGAGATCTACGGCGCAGACGGCGGGATTGGGGAGGCTAAATCCGTCGTGGATATCGGGGGCAGGAGGCTGTACTACGTCGACTCAGCCCCCGCCTCCGCCGAACTAACAAGATTGGGGACGAGGGTGGTGGTTAGGCAGAAGTCGCTGGAGGACTACGTATTGCTGACCGTGGGGGAGCTGGGCCATGAAGATAATTAG
- a CDS encoding ABC transporter permease, whose product MKIIRDALVIAWVNGWIAAVRGWIWVVASSVSPVSFLVILSIYGGVEGLKWGLVGGFIWTLASNGISLIGDATYYRVGIKYQSMLTAAPVSPVGYALGLALSSFIFALPTLAVYLAVMLWLGLWILTPTAMYALAALWLASAGVGFTLASFIRHMRYAWSLPQILTAVFTVGSPVYYPATLLPSPYLGVVLPTGAAGIIIQHALGLVEYGGDLLAAAAAALAAQSMAGLYSLVKLARWRQP is encoded by the coding sequence ATGAAGATAATTAGAGACGCCCTGGTGATCGCCTGGGTGAACGGCTGGATAGCCGCCGTTAGGGGATGGATATGGGTAGTGGCCAGCTCCGTTAGCCCCGTCTCCTTCCTCGTCATACTCTCCATATACGGAGGGGTGGAGGGGCTTAAGTGGGGCCTCGTGGGGGGCTTTATCTGGACCTTGGCCTCCAACGGCATCTCTCTCATAGGCGACGCCACCTACTACCGCGTGGGAATTAAGTACCAGAGCATGCTGACCGCGGCGCCTGTATCGCCCGTGGGCTACGCCTTGGGGCTGGCCCTAAGCTCTTTTATCTTCGCCCTCCCCACCTTGGCCGTGTACCTAGCCGTGATGCTGTGGCTGGGTCTGTGGATTCTGACGCCCACCGCCATGTACGCCTTGGCGGCTCTCTGGCTGGCTTCGGCTGGCGTGGGGTTTACACTAGCCAGCTTTATACGGCATATGAGATACGCCTGGTCTCTGCCGCAGATACTCACCGCGGTGTTTACGGTGGGCTCCCCAGTCTACTACCCGGCGACTCTCCTGCCGAGTCCCTACCTGGGCGTGGTTCTCCCGACCGGCGCGGCAGGCATAATTATACAACACGCCCTGGGCCTCGTTGAGTACGGCGGCGACTTGCTGGCGGCGGCCGCGGCGGCTCTGGCGGCTCAGAGCATGGCCGGGCTCTACTCGCTGGTGAAGCTAGCCCGCTGGAGACAGCCCTAG
- a CDS encoding GTP cyclohydrolase I: MIKLSKNPHLVRLKTRGESICPISKTIDSFEITVEYIPRGAALAIEEFKKIVDSYRSREILHEELAVDILEKIKAAVNPPYVKVILKSYYIGVEIEVVAESGGAQTMYI, from the coding sequence GTGATTAAGCTCTCCAAAAACCCTCACCTCGTTAGGCTAAAGACAAGGGGGGAGTCTATATGCCCCATTAGCAAAACCATCGACTCTTTTGAAATAACCGTGGAGTACATCCCCCGGGGAGCCGCCCTCGCCATTGAGGAGTTTAAGAAAATTGTAGACAGCTACCGGAGCCGCGAGATACTTCACGAAGAGCTCGCCGTAGACATCCTTGAAAAGATCAAGGCGGCTGTCAACCCGCCTTACGTCAAGGTGATTTTGAAGTCGTACTACATAGGCGTGGAGATAGAGGTGGTGGCCGAGTCGGGCGGGGCTCAGACCATGTATATCTAG
- a CDS encoding alpha-amylase family glycosyl hydrolase, giving the protein MAVACRVEKWRSDPYYGKVAVVQAGPGYVVGDFTGWIHGAFRDRVELPPGVYRLMSGGGEVECVVEPPSYPWHFAVPYMSGDWGGAVELRIYAPEPPEVPGGEVVELLQGERFSIYMAVVRRRRYEVRCCGKKAGFRSPPYVGDPGIRAMYEVLPDRSANRRGCRDLRREFCGGTLKDVARLAVSASRFADALYLHPIYPAMSYHRYDVVDHFQVDERLGGWAAFEAMRGELSRAGLKLVLDIVLYHVGLRNPLFPGGPFIIRDGSYTRLVKELAARLPRSALAVLLGGDPPYETFLKVWFMPRLDYSRPEAVEYARKVVEFWTPHVDGFRLDVAHGVPPGVWEEVLSPAEGRYVLGEHVGNPAPFYKAVRGFTAYVLYNGLINSLTKGAEEVADAVNRYLALTPPSALPYMNTFLENHDMDRAATRLGGHAQLSMGYALLFSLPGVPSIYSGGECGEGGLAADHTNRRPHTPCPDSQLAKLLETLYRLRSRGLGRGPLWASAKRGRIELRSLQTRVEVGSGGLVFGDTWGVREVRF; this is encoded by the coding sequence ATGGCCGTGGCTTGCCGCGTTGAGAAGTGGAGGTCTGACCCCTACTACGGGAAGGTGGCTGTTGTCCAAGCCGGCCCGGGCTACGTGGTGGGGGACTTCACTGGGTGGATCCACGGCGCGTTTAGAGACCGCGTGGAGTTGCCCCCAGGCGTCTACCGCCTGATGTCCGGGGGAGGCGAGGTTGAGTGCGTTGTGGAGCCGCCCAGCTACCCGTGGCACTTCGCCGTTCCCTATATGTCGGGGGATTGGGGAGGCGCCGTGGAGCTTAGGATCTACGCCCCGGAGCCGCCCGAGGTGCCCGGCGGCGAGGTGGTGGAGCTGTTGCAGGGGGAACGGTTCTCCATATATATGGCCGTGGTGAGGCGTCGGCGGTACGAGGTGAGGTGCTGCGGCAAGAAGGCGGGGTTTAGATCGCCTCCGTACGTGGGCGATCCGGGGATCCGGGCTATGTACGAGGTCCTGCCGGATAGGTCAGCTAATAGGCGCGGCTGTAGAGATCTTAGGCGGGAGTTCTGCGGCGGCACTTTAAAAGACGTGGCGCGTTTAGCGGTAAGCGCCTCCCGCTTCGCCGACGCGCTGTATCTCCACCCAATATACCCAGCTATGAGCTACCATAGATACGACGTGGTCGACCACTTCCAGGTGGACGAGAGGCTGGGGGGCTGGGCCGCCTTCGAGGCCATGCGGGGGGAGCTGAGCCGCGCCGGGCTGAAGCTGGTGCTGGACATAGTGCTCTACCACGTAGGCCTCCGCAACCCCCTCTTCCCCGGCGGGCCGTTTATAATACGCGACGGCTCCTACACGCGGCTTGTGAAGGAGCTCGCGGCGAGGTTGCCCAGAAGCGCCCTGGCCGTCCTGCTGGGGGGCGACCCTCCCTACGAGACCTTTCTAAAAGTGTGGTTTATGCCTAGGCTGGACTACTCCAGGCCGGAGGCTGTGGAGTATGCGCGTAAAGTGGTGGAGTTCTGGACGCCCCACGTCGACGGTTTTAGGCTTGACGTGGCACACGGAGTGCCACCTGGCGTCTGGGAGGAGGTGCTGTCCCCCGCGGAGGGCCGCTACGTGCTGGGGGAGCACGTGGGCAACCCCGCCCCTTTCTACAAGGCGGTTAGGGGCTTCACGGCGTACGTCCTCTACAACGGGCTTATCAACAGCCTTACAAAAGGCGCCGAGGAGGTGGCCGACGCGGTGAATAGATACTTGGCCTTGACGCCGCCCTCAGCCCTGCCCTACATGAATACGTTTCTTGAAAACCACGACATGGATAGGGCGGCCACGCGCCTCGGCGGTCATGCACAGCTCTCCATGGGGTACGCCCTGCTCTTCTCCCTCCCGGGGGTGCCTTCGATCTACTCCGGCGGCGAATGCGGCGAAGGCGGCCTAGCGGCTGACCACACCAATAGGCGGCCCCACACGCCATGTCCAGACTCGCAACTGGCGAAGCTGTTGGAAACGCTGTACAGATTAAGATCCCGGGGGCTGGGGAGGGGGCCTCTCTGGGCCTCGGCGAAGAGGGGGAGGATAGAGCTTAGGAGCCTCCAGACACGCGTAGAGGTTGGGAGTGGCGGGCTTGTGTTTGGTGATACCTGGGGGGTGCGGGAGGTTAGGTTTTAA